ACTAGCgcatcacgtcgttgaacaatacgatacagggACGGATACTGGAGCGCCAAAGGCAtatcaccaagccaagtatcctcccagaaacgagtATTGTTGCCATTACCCActataaactttgttctattaaagaaggctgccttaactctcataagccccttccagcgaatcagttggtctcactgtcacctgcgacaaagtcttggactgcagatacttGTTACAGAGAATCTGCGCCCACGTTGCGTCAGTCTCAAATGATAACTTATAAAGCCACTTactgagaaggcatctgttcttgacctcaagattctcaatatccagacccccttggtcctttggtggacagatgatatcccatttagcgaGTCGGTACTTTCTCTTTatttcatcactctgccagaaaaaTCTGAATcggtagaagtccagccttttcctaaccccaactggaacttcaaagaaagataagagGAACATcgacatactcgtgagcaccgaattaataagaatcaacCGGCCCCCATAAGGCGTAACTtttcccttccagcaactcagtttcttctcaaaccgattttcgatgcacttccactctctgtttgttagattacgatggtgaatgggtatacctaggtatgtaaaaggtaaagcccctaattcacatccaaacaattgcctataagcctcttgttcctccttggctctaccaaagcataacaactcgcttttatgaaagttaatctttaatccggtcaattgttcaaataagcataacaccagcttcatatttctcgcttttgccaactcatgctccataaagatgattgtatcatcagcatactacagaatggacacaccaccatcaactagatgaggcaccaagccacccacctgaccggcctcctttgcccttcctatgagaattgccaacatgtcaaccacaatgttgaacaaaataggagacattggatcaccttgcctcagccctttgtgtgtctggaaataatgacctatatcgtcattcactttaattccaacactccctttttgcgtgaaggatTCTACCTGGCAtcgccaagcttcatcaaaacccttcatgcctaaggcctgttgaaggaaaggccatttgactttgtcatacgctttctcgaaatccactttgaaaacaactccatctagccttttcgtgtggatctcatggagcatttcatgaaggaccacaaccccttcaaggatgttcctgtccgacatgaaagcagtttgggttgGCTGCACCACAGCATGCGCGATCtgcgtgagcctattagtcccgaccttggtaaagattttgaaacctacattaagaagacagatgggcctgaattgctcaattctcacagcctctgttttcttagggagaagggttatcgttccaaaattcagctgAAAAAGCTGAAGCTGCCCAGAGAAGAGATCATTGAACAAAGGCAACATATCCCatttaataatatgccagcactttttataaaaCTCTGCCGGAAATCCATCCGGGCCTGGCGCCTTGTTATTCTTCATTTGTGatatggcctcaaacacctctttctcggaAAAAGAAGCCGCTAAAATATCATTCTCCACCGCTgtgagttgaggaacatcctcaaccctgGACTCATCCAGAAACACACAATTATCCTCTGGAGGTCCAAACAGCTGCTTGTAATACTCTGTAATGTACAGTTTTAGGTTTTCCTGGCCTAAAGTTGTTCcttcatcttgctcaagctgaaagatcctcttctttctatgtttaccattagcgatcatgtgaaagaattgagtgttcacATCCCCCTGGACTACTCACCGGACCTTGGCCcgcaatgcccacttcaattcctcttctcaaagaagttctttcagcctcatctccgcgtcaagcttggcatgaagctccgcGGCCGGCAGCACTGTGGTTTATGCTTTTACATCTAAGGACTGAATAAGggaaaggagcctttccttttcgacCTTATAAATCCCGCTAAGATGCTTAGTCCACCCACGCAGGAAACTTCTCAAAtgtctaatcttattctgccagcgctgAAGCGCAGTCTTCCCTCCCGaatccttagcccactctctggATACGAGATCAAAGAAGTCTTCTCGTTCAAACCAAGGCAGCTCAAAGGAGAACGAGTTTTTGTTTTCCAGGTGGGTGGCCTCACCAGAGTCCACAAATAACGGCGTGTAATCAGAAATTCCATGGGACAAAGCCTGAACTGTTACGAAAGGAAACTTCTATTCCCGACACTAGCCAACACTCAATCCAACTTCTCATACGTAGGATTTGGCAGCGCGTTAGCCCAAGTGAATTTTCTACCCGAGAGCTCAATCTCTCTTAGATCTAGACTTTCAATGATAGCATTAAACATAAACGACCAtatgccgtcaaagttatcattattcttatccTCACGCCttctaatgatattgaaatcaccccccacCAGGATAGGAAGCTGCTCCGAACCGCAAATCCTAACCAGATCAGCCAAGAACTTGGGCTTGAGttcgggctgtgcggcaccatataccacaaccaaagcccaattaaacccatcgACCTTCGACCGCACCCGAAACTTGACTGCAAAGTCACCCATTACCACATTTCGAACCTCTAGCGCATCGCATCGAACGCCGAGTAAGATGCCACCCGATCTCCCTCTCGGTGGCAGGCAATGCCAGTCAAAATCAATACCTCCCGACAAAGTATTTAGAAATTGTGGCGCAAAATTATCTCTGCCAGTCTCCGATAGAGCGATAAAATATAATCGATGCTCGACAGacgcctcagcaagaaaccttcttttagccaagtcccttagacctctgctattccataaGATTCCTTTCATagctcatcatggaattttttagccgTACGAATCCTATCACTCCTACGCACTGCGGACACCGGGTACACCTTCCGTTTCCACTTGCGTTTAGAGACATTTTGACTCTACAACCGGTCCTCACAACCAGTCTCAGAAAGTCTAACCATAACCATCTCAGAAGTATCATCCTCCTCTTTCGCCTCAGGTATGGGAGGAATAAGATCCGCAGAAAAATTATCGAGCCCCCTGACCCCCAAAGCATCAACCTCTGTATTTTTTCTAGCTTAAAGAACGTCGGTTTCTATTTAGGAAAGAATAACAAAGTGAATGTGCCGGATGGGGTGCTCAAACATTTGGATATCGACTGCTTAAAAGTTTCTTCCAAATGTTCAGAGTACCCTGCCTAATCCCAAAACAAAGGAGAAGGAAGAGGATGCCACATATGAAGATCCAATTCTCTCCCACTTTCTTGGTATGATTACCAAGGTTGGATTGGATGATGCAAGACCTGAGTACATGTTTTGTGATTTCACAGTGTATTCATAAAAATCAAAATCACatacctaaaataggaaaaaaaacacccAAGAAGGCAAAGGGAACCACCAGGGCCTGAGTTGTCACATGAGAGGCATGTTTTAAAATAGCAGAGGTCTTTATGACTTGGCTAAACTTAAACACATCAATAATTGTGTGCGATAACATGGGTTGGATATCATGGCGATTTTGGATCCTCGTAAGTGTGACTTCCAATAACTTATCCTAGATCACTTATCATGTGATTTGTACTACACATGACATAGTCTACCATTGCGTGAATGGTTTGGATGAATCCTGCATGTGATATAGACCACAACCATAGACATGCTACTTCTTTAGTCTGGTGAATTTCACATCAAATTCCACTTCCAAAATAGAGCTAATAATTTTTCATCAAGCCTAGTAGCAGTCTGGGGGGCTGTCCAAGATGAGCATAAATCTGCTTTCTTTCGAGAATTGGTGAACCTCGCTAAGGATGACCCACGCCCAATGTATATTGGATGGGACTTTATTATCCATAGGTaccaagagagaaaaataattatgaCTTTGACATTGACCGGTCTTTCCTATTCAATGATGTGATTGACAGTTTGAATATTCAAAAAGCTAGAATGTCTAGGCGCAATTCACTTAAGCTAATAACCATTATGTGCCGGCATTGAGGCACTATCAAATCATGCGTTCATCATTCTTGAATCTAACTCTACGAGACCATCTGCTTCCCACTCTATCAAGTTTGAGTTGGGATGGTTGTATCGAGAGGGCTTTGCTGACATAATCAGCAATGTATGGGAGAGGCCTGTCGTTCACTGTATACCTATTTAGAAATGAACTTCAAAATAAAGGCCACAAGGTAATACATCtttggatgggcaaaacacaccaATGGGAtgtacaaaaaagaaaagaaaccgctctccaccattatagacgACCTCGACAAAATTGCATAGACCCGCATCTTGTCGCAACAAGAGATTGAATTGAAAAACCAATCCAATGAGAATATTGCTCATCTTTTTCTAGAAGAGGATATATTACCAAAGATCCAAAACCAGCTTCATCTTGAACGCAAATAGGAATACACTAGACTTCCAATTGATTGTCAATAGTCAACATAGAAAGAAGTGTATTTTTAGTCTCCAACACTACGAGGGGCAATTAGAAGGTCGGGTAGAGTTCAAAAGTTATATCATGAAATACTACAAATTGTCTGCCCGGGGCACCAGAAGAAGGGAATCTCACCCTTGACGAGAACCAAACAGATGATATTCTCTGGATATTTGATGAAAGATATGGTCTTCCAAGTAGAACATAACAAAGTTGTAGGCCCTAATAGCTTCCCCGTGGAATTCTAACGGAATTTGTTGCGTATTTGATAATGGTCAACAGTCCAAAATATTTGCGGAGGGGAGGTTATCGTATGTAACATGTTCCTAGCTACAGCTTTGTTTTCAGTGGTATGGGGGGCGCGGTGGATCTAGGCCCTTGCCGgttggagggctccgtttttagatgtGTCTTCGAGATTTTTTTACAGTTTGTGCCCTTCTCAGGCGAGATGGCGGCGGCCATAGCAACATACGAATATGTAAGCCCTAGATGCAACATACGGGCAATTTATATACATCGTAGCCCATAGCAACGTTGCCTGCAGCATTGGAGTTGTATATATTAGAATAGAGTTATGATGGCATAATTTTTTCCGTCACAAGTTAAATGAGCATTGTGTAAAAGTCTAACTAAGTTTTCTTTCGCATTCTTCTATAAATTGGAAGTCCAATATAGATTTCTCAatgtatcattttgggattatttgacCATCGGACAATATTGCCATGCTGACCATTTCTCTTGTCTTTGCAATATCTATAGGATCTAATGTAAAAGTATAATGTGCTTCACagattttttatttcttttgatttTGCAGagcttgttatttatgcttatagcTTTATATGCGAGATTCTATTTAGCGACACCTTTTTCAATTGTTAGTTGAGGTACTTCTGAGTTTATCAATCAGGTGAGGCATGTGGTGCCCTTTCGGAATGtcgttttcttcttccttgcatctcAAATGCAAGCAACCATGCTTCTACCGAGGCTTAGAAGAAACAAAGATGTATGTTCCAGAACCTCTTTTATATTATTACATCACAAAAATTTACTGCAATATTTGCTCTTTTTCGTAAATACACATGATAGACTTATCCGATCTTCTGTTATATTGCATGATGCCCAATTGATATGGTACGAGAAAAAAAAAATCTGATTGTAAGGTTTATCTTCATATAGCAACTTCCATGAAATATGTTGCAACTTCAGAAATCTAAAATGATGGTTTTAATATTAATGTCCGGGATGAGGCCATAGGTTTTTTTGAtctgtatctaattttccaaaggtTGAAGATGTCTTTACTGTCAAGTTTATAGTCATCAAATGGTCCTTCATTACCTGATTGCAGGCTGTTGTCAAGAATTTCACCCCACCCATTGCATTGGATATCACCTCTGGCTGCAGCAATAGTGTGTCAATCTAGCTCACGTGAATTGAGCTACGAATGTCCTATTATTACTCTGTTACTCAAAGAGTTGGTATCCCTAAATAGTAAGAACATAGAAGATTCTTAGTGAGTTATTACACGTATTTTATTCTGATCTCCTATAAAAATCTTTTGTGGTTTAAGCACAACCCATGTTATGGTTCTTTTATACCAATTAAGTTCACTATTCAACGAAATTCCTTTTCACTGAAATAAGAACCACGTAATGCTTACAATTGATCTGGTCAGCTAGATAACTAAATGAGTTAAAATTACGCGTACTATCTTTTGACATATGTAATGTGGGGTAGAAGACCAGTGTCTCTCGCTAGGGATTTCTGGAGGCAACATCGCTCTGATTGTATGTACTTAACTATTTTGCTTCTGGCTTCCTGCTATTGTATTTTACGTTATCTGCAGATGCAAATTCTTTTACGACTAATCAGTCTCAGATAATACTTCAACCCAGACATCAACGGAGCAAAGAACCTGATTAAAAGGTACATTCCTGATTACCAATGCCTAGCTATTTTTCGATCTTGACTAACACAAAGGGTGCAATATGTAGGTTCAAGGAGCTCCGACGCTTTCTATGACCAAAGAATTCATTCAAGCCAGATTCTCTTTCAAGATAACAATAATGCCTAGGAGCATCCCTATCcattgaacaataccggagagataGAGCGCTACTGCCTTACACTTTTCAATATCCCTAGCTTTATTTTCATTATTGTGATAATTGTGGTATTTAAAAATTTAGAATGCCTTGTGCGATTATCTGTGGATTTTGCAACCCATGTAATCTCCTATTAGACTGGATATGATCAAAATAATTCAGCTTTTCATCATTGGTTGTCATCAAGTAGAGCTTATTTTGTGGATGGATGCATTGGTTTATGTTTCCAGGCTTTTAGTTTTTCCCTTATAATATTCAGTTGATTCCCGTGAGGGGCGGCGACCCATGCTGGACGTGTGATGAGGGGAGTGTTGTTGATGCGGTATGGGAGATGTCTCGTGGAGAGAGGGGAGGGTGAAAAAGTAGTGGATCGCAAATGTTTGGATGTGCTCGATCTAACGATTGGTATGCATGCTTCAACAATGGTACTTACTTATGTTATGTGAGGAGTAATGAAGATGCAGTGAAACATGGTGGGCATGGCTTCATGACAGACCTGGCGGACAGATATTAAGGGTGATGTTGAGGCCGGCGGCGAAAGAAATGGCCAAATGGGGCTCCTCAATGCAAGTGAGAAGGCTGATCGATTCCCGTGGAGCAATGCAATGTTGCATCAGAATGTATTGGGTTCCATTTTCGGGCGGAGAAGAAGTGATTAAGGCATGTGCATGATTCATTTGTTCATTCATTTAATCCttccttaggctggtcatagtgggagtaacataggtagtaacatagatgccacataagcaaaagtgTTGATGTGGCAAggaattaatgaggagagaggcaaatagagtaacctaatacgttaccatcacatagcgctttccaatgtaaaatgagtctacaagacaataaatgaacatgtgtatgttactacacatatgacacttcccactataagggtagtaacatagagtagtaacgtatgcatgttactactctaagttactctccactatgaccagccttatttcACTTAACTTAGATTCATTAACTTTTGCACTTGCTcatgattgatggattgagaaattTAGTGACATTAATTGCAATGAGGACTATCATATATCCATAACACTCAGATTTTTTTTCAATAGAACAGCATGATGAGCCAGTaagatttttgattttttttaaaatgccCGTGGCAACGCGGTGGGGATAAGGGATGTGTGATGTGCTTGTGTGGTGAGAGGCGAGGAGTGGCTTTTCCTTTTTGTGGGAGGCTATTCATATTTGTCTATTCTATGTTTAAATTCAAGATACATACAATTATTTATCATCATTATAATCGAGATAATAAATTTTTATTTATTACATTATGTGTTGAGTTATTTTGTTTTTAATTTTAATATGCTCTCATGGAATGGTAAAAAATTGGTTCATCCAATTTACAAGTGGAGTACTCTATGTTTGCATGTTCTTACATTTTTCATGTGAAATCTTCATGCTAACTGTATGAAGTACTCATGCAGGATGGTTACAAGTCAATGAAGATTTTTTTACTATGCTCAAGTACTGTGCGAAGGAAGCTGAAGACAATATTCCTGATATTTTAGGAGATGCAAGTGAAGTGGAATAATGAAAATACATTGCACCAAGTACATTTTTTGATTGTTACTGTAAATTTTTTCTATACATGTGAAATTGGAAGTGCATTATGCTTATGTATGCAATcagaaaaaaaaaataaaaggcacgtggcaacgcacgggcattgtactAGTTAGTGTAATATTTCCGGTGTCTCTCAAGCCTAAAAGTAATGAAGCTGCAATGAAGGTGAATGTCCGATACATATTGAACCTATAAACCATGCTGCGCAACCCGCCATTCGGAGGCATCCGCGCGCGTGACGCTTGTTGGGCCGTTTGATTCTTTCTCTGTAGCTCCGTTTTCGCTGCTGGCGCATGGTCATCCGCCCGTTCTTTTACACATTCACGTCTTCTTTGAAAGCCGCTGCCGGGTGGACCTCTTTAGCTACGGGTCCAGTGAATCAGCTGCTTTTTAGCGTGGCTAAGGCGTGAGCGTATGTGCGAGAGATGGGGCGAGGCCTAAAAAATATCTGCCTccacctcctctgtctctctcctccCGTTCCTCTGCGCCGCCTCCTCCGATTCCCCTCATCTTCTCCATGCGTGGCGGCCGGCGCAGCTCCTCGCACCGCCGTCCGTCCTCCCTGGCTCTCTCAGATCAGGGCGGGGCGGAGCAGCTCTGCCTTCTTCCCGTCCTCCATCCCCATACGTGCAGCGACGACCTAGAGGAGCTCAAGCCACAGTGATAGTCCACGGCACCATCAGCATCGTCCTCAGCAGGAGGAGCACGGACCGCATAGATGGCCGGCTCCGTCCTGCTCCCATGCCGCCATCCGtccatcctttctctctcttgttTTCCTTCAGATCGGGGCGActgctaactctctctctctctttctcattctcattttcgttggtggggagATGGTGATGGCCATGACCACCTCGACGGTGAGTGAGGAAGATGCCTTATTGTTGCAGGGAGGGAAGCAGCCCCAGATTGAGGAGGATGGCACAGGTCGTGAGCATGGTCATGGCCTGCAGATTGAGGAGGACGGCACAGGTCCTCTTCTTTTATTTTTAgcacaaagttttgacaaaattgttCTGACTGTGCATCTTGAGAGAGTCCATGCCAACGCAAATCTTATAGTTCTCTGAACTCGATCTGAAGTATGCAGCAAGGTTCGCTTACAATGTGTGTCAAATGAGAATTACAATATTGCCTTTGTAGCTACATGGGTATCAGTTTTTGTTTGTACCGATCCTTCCAAACTGAAGCTTAGAGAGATAAAAATGTTGCACCTGAAGGGCCAGGAGTGAACTACTCAACTCAGTCTATGACAATCATACTGAAAATCTTCGTGCATTATGAGGTATTATAGAGCTTTTACATTTGCATCAACTAGGTAAATTGAATACTGGATACGAGCATTTTTTACCTGAGGACTATTGGCACTGGGATGATGGTCTTGAAAGCAAATGGTTTTTTTACTCAGGTTGGACAGTGACAACCCTTATGCCGATTAGTGTTATAGCAGGCTTATACTAATTTCACATGGTTTTAACTTTTAGATCCCATGATTATGGGAGTGAAGAAATTATCCCTTTGTAGATTTCAGTGAATTTTCTTGTTAGTTTGACAAGGAATATGCCTGTGGTATCATACATGATTATGGAAAAGAAGGAAAACAAATGGAAGTCTTCCTCCCTCAGTTTTTACTCCTCGATTCTTCTGGTCTTGATAGTCTTATTTTGATTTCTCAATTTGTGGTTTTTCTATACACATGTGTGCAGATTTGAGAAAGAAGAGAAGAGCAATAATGTTTAGGTTTTTCTAGATATGTTTGCAGATTTGAGAAAGAAGAGAAGAGCAATAGTCTTCGGGAAGAGTTTGGTGAAGAATAAGgtgaattctctctctctctctttcacacacacacacacacacacacacacacacacacacacacacacacagagtcaCATTTGTTCCTGCATTTTGATGTTTGATTGTACTTCTTTTTACTGTCATTTTACTATTATTTCTCTCATGCTAAATCTCAGACCGTTTCTTTCACTGTCTATTCTTGCTATTATTTCTCTCATGCTCAATCTTAGAGAGATGTGGAGAATCACACTGTTTATTTGGCTTATTCCATAGGTAATACCAGCTCCATATCACGTTGCAAAGGAAAAACTTCTCGCCATGTTCAGGCATCTGTGGGAAGGTATCCCTTCAGAGAATCAGATCTTAGTCACTCTATCTGTTACTCGTCACTTAATGAATATTGTGTGGTAGAATCACATTTGTTCTTTAGAAAAAACTAGGCCTACCAAAGGAAGGCCTCCTGAAGAATCACAACCATTGCATTGTTATCCTGCCTGTTCATGTTGAAAAGTTCAATTCGCTTTCAAGCATGCTAGAGTATGGGGGCATTTTATATGCTATTGAGCTATAAAACTTTGCATGCTCAATTTTCTTGATCTGTATTTGGCTATTTGCCATTTGAGCCGAATTGTCTCATTACGGACTCATCAACACACGAACTCACCCTTCAGTTTACTTATGACATTTCTTCTTATGGTGCCACAAGTTGAGATATATGAAGAGAATTTTTGCATGTCCAATGCAGGCTGATTATTTTTCCACTTTCCAATCGATGAAGTGCATTCAATTGATAAAGTAGATTTAGTTATTGTGGCGGCACAAGCTCGGCGGCGGCTGCTACCAGCCTAATCTTTGGATTATTATAAGTATAGGCTGATCGTGCACAAGGTGAAGATGCTCACACCTAAAGCCAAACCTGACACCCTCGACGCCACCATCTGGAGCTCATCTATATTAGCTTCGGATGGGGCTTCCTTTGTAGTTTCTGTACTGGTGGCTGTGGTGGTAATTATTACACTGTGCTTTTGCAGGAGAAAAATTGAAAATGGTGACCTCTATTGACTGGAAACCAAGTACTTGTCTAATTATTGTTCACGAAAAATATAGTGTATCGTGTTCTTGGTTGCTAATACTGTAGTACCTATGCAGATCCTTCTGTCAGACCGCTGAATGGAAATAACTCAAAAGAAGAGAATGGAGATGCTGTCTCTATGCAATTCGATAACTATCAGTTCAGTTACAAAGAACGAAAGACCACATCACAAATAGCTTCGAGAATTCCATTGGCAAAGGTCAGTTTGGAGTAGTCTTATCTTGGCTACTTGGAAGATGGAAACTCAGTTACTATTACTGTTGTTTGGTATTTGGACATATCTTCTGAGAGTGAGATGGGAACAGACAAATTCAGGGAGATGGGAACAGACAGATTCAGTGAAGGTTGGCTGCGCTTAAACTATTGTGATCAAGTTGGAAACAAATGTTTCCTCCAACTCCTCGTGTTGGAGACTGGGGTTTGCAGTGCAAGTGATCCGTTCAAAAACAAGTAATATCTCTAAATTATTACACTACAGTGCATGCATATAGTAATACCATGACCTTACAAATTTACATTTGTTCCCTTCTCCTTTTCTTAGGAACTTGGCAGAAGCTATACATATGCAAATAGAGGTTCAGACACAGCTCCATGAACAACTATAGGTGCCTTCTTTGTTCATGTTTTCGAGCTCTAATTGGATGATGCTGTTGTCGATGTATATTTTTTATGGTAGGAGCATTTTTTTCTAGCTTCACAATAATTACTGTGCTTTGTGTAGGTATGAACCCAAATCCATATTTAAATGGGTCCCAAATGTTTTTGCGACATGGTGGACTTTCTAATCTGGTCATATGTAGTTCGTGTATAGTATGTTTTTTCCCCTGTAGTGTGAGATGTACATATAATGTTTTGTTTGAGGTATTATCTAAGAAAAGATATATGTTACCTTACTTGATTATAAGCCCAATGGGTGTAGTTTTTATTCAGAGTTGACAAGGTTTTACTTGTTAGGAATGGGCAACTAGTATttcctgagggccaaaggccattacatatacatgtgtgtgAAAGTGAAAGTGCAGAaaagccccttatacaatggggatgtacacaatgaactatacacatctaacaccccccctcaaactcatggtggatcaacaacactgagtttgaaGAGGAAAAACCCATGTTGCGCTCGAGTCTGTGCCTTTGTGAAGAAGTCagccaactgtaactcagagggcacatagtgaagagcgagagtttgatcctgcacagcagcacgcacaaagtgggcatccacaccgatgtgcttggtgggctcatgcttcaccgggtcacgcgcaatactgatagcaccagtACTATCGGACAAGAGAGGAGTTGAGGTAGTAGCAGACACACCAAAGTcctcaagtaaccaccgtaaccagatcatctcagccgtcaacatagccatggctcgcaactcagcctctgtactcgagcgagaaactgcagtctgcttctttgtcttccaggcaataagagagccaccaagaaagacacaataAGCAGACAGCGAGCGGCGATCCGAGGGATCACTAGCCTaggtagcatcagagtaggcctggagctcaagagagttggagcggggaaagaaaaggcgctaagagatcgtgccacgaagatgtcgtagaacacggaggagatgactatagtggacagaggtgggggctgaaacaaactgactcaggatgtggacaggataggagacgtcaggacgcgtaacagcaagataaacaagactgccaacaaggtgacgatagcgagtgggattaggaagagggtcaccatcGGTGGCATgaagctgaacgttgagctccataggagtcacaaccgtacgctcatcaccgagagcagcgcgagcaagaagatcctgaatatatttttcttgagagatgtagaagccatcagaggtcgaggagatctcaataccaagaaagtagcgaagtggaccaagatcagtcataagaaactggtcgcgaaggcgagccttaacaaaggcGATGTAGTCAGtgtcgtcaccagtgatgatcatgtcatcaacatagagaaggagaagagtccgaccacgaggagacgtgtgaacaaacaGCGCGGGATCATGgtcactgggcaagaaaccagcggCGGTCACCACAGATGCGAAGCTTtcaaaccaggcgcgaggggcctgTTTGAGACCATATAGAGAGCGGTGAAGTCTATAGAACATACCATCAAGAGCATAGTACCCctgtggtggctgcatataaacctcctcacgcaactcgccattgagaaaggcgTTCTGAACATCGagttgagagatagaccactgACGAAAAGAAGCCACAACAAGAAGAGTGCagacagtggtcatgtgggccacaggagtgaaagtctcatcataatcgcgCCCCTGCTCCTGTTGAAATCCacgggccacaagacgagctttgtagcgctcaagagaaccatcggagcgagtcttaagcttgtagacccacttgcaggtgatgggacggACACCGGAAGGGAGGGGaaccagatcccatgtgccagagtgctcaagggcagcaagctcctcggccatcgcaagctgccattcaggcCGAGTCATGGCAGTgcgataggaagtgggctcagcaATAACAGAGAGACCGTACCGACCAGGAGAGTAGCGATCA
Above is a window of Triticum dicoccoides isolate Atlit2015 ecotype Zavitan chromosome 5B, WEW_v2.0, whole genome shotgun sequence DNA encoding:
- the LOC119307078 gene encoding uncharacterized protein LOC119307078 isoform X2, yielding MVMAMTTSTVSEEDALLLQGGKQPQIEEDGTGREHGHGLQIEEDGTDLRKKRRAIVFGKSLVKNKVIPAPYHVAKEKLLAMFRHLWEDPSVRPLNGNNSKEENGDAVSMQFDNYQFSYKERKTTSQIASRIPLAKTNSGRWEQTDSVKVGCA
- the LOC119307078 gene encoding uncharacterized protein LOC119307078 isoform X1, which encodes MVMAMTTSTVSEEDALLLQGGKQPQIEEDGTGREHGHGLQIEEDGTDMFADLRKKRRAIVFGKSLVKNKVIPAPYHVAKEKLLAMFRHLWEDPSVRPLNGNNSKEENGDAVSMQFDNYQFSYKERKTTSQIASRIPLAKTNSGRWEQTDSVKVGCA